TAAGTGAGTGAGAAGGAGAGGAAAAGATGAAGGAGAAGCGGCTAGGGTTGATGAGAATGAGATGATATATATTGGacaattttaactcaaaaacccAAACTGGGATTCGAACCCTTGCATCACAAAAGAGAAATTAAGCCTCAACCGCTAATCTAAGTAGACAACTACTATAGCATGGAcatgaaccgaaccgaacttaTTAGAccgacatttaaaaaaaaaaaataaaaccaaactgaactaaatttttttaataaaccgaaccgaattgtttatttagttcggtttggtcagttatttcggtttaaactAAATACTCTCACCCCTAATGTGGAGTGGGGAGATGAGCTTGTGGCGCATAGGCTTATCACCTCATCCTATTTATGGATCACTGGATGAGACTATAGTCTACACCCAATCATGGCTTTAAGgagtttttttaattacttattttaagaaaatgattattaattttaccATAATCATGGCTTTAAGGAGTTTCTTAATTACCTATTTTAAGAAaatgattattaattttaccATGGAGTACATAGTACAATGATGAAATTTCTCATTCTCCAAACGTTTATCTACTTACACTACAGTAGAACTAAGTCTGTTTCGATGAAGTGAAGAAAACAGAAACAAAGTGTAATTTCTAAGGTTTTATGTTCAAATTAAAGGAAACTAAAGGAAATAGCATGGTATTTCCAATTTCCCCAAAATCTAAGCCCactttttatttctttccatTTGGAAGGAAATCAAGAGAAATGGGAAGAAATAAATTGAATGGAAATTTTACTTTCTAATATAAACAAGTTTTGTTTTCTAATATAACGTTCATAACACTATTGGGACATCCAAACTGTGTAAGAGAATTTTgacttcattttcttttctatcGTTTAATTTCTTTTCCCTTCTCTATTAGATAGTTGCCcaaacattttttttcttttttaaactcTAAGTATGCCATGTGTATTGAGACAAACATATGCAGTTCGAAAGGATTAATTATTCAGAAATACACATAGTAACAGCAAACATAAAACTGAAATTAAAGGAATAGTCCAGCAAAACCCTATTTAGGAATAGGGCAGACTAATCAAGCATGGAATACGCACCTTGTCCTCAATCAGCATCAACGCCAAATTCTTCATCATTTTTCATATTGCCACACACATTACACTCCAAGAGAATAGACGACTGGTTATTATCAGACGAAGGCAAAGGAGCTAGAGTTCCCCAGCAATTTTCACGATTACACATATATCTCAAGAAGAAATAAGCGTGAGGAAAATCGGCCTCATATTCTGAGGTTGCCTCCTCTACCATTGATTCGTCACGGTCCTCCTCCATtgcctcatcatcatcatcgccCTCATTGTCTTCGTTATCAGACCAATTAGCTTCGACTTTACATCGGTCACATTCGCAGGTAAATCCATATTCCTCCAGCAATCTCTTCTTCCGGTTGGAATAATTCCAATTAACAGGAAAATAGCTCAAGCAGATCTCTCTCCCTTGGGGGACATCATGAATCATCCTGATAATCACGTCAGTGTTACGATCTGGTGCAGTGTCGACGTAATCAAATCTGCAAGCATTTGGAAGGCAGTCATGGTTGAAGAGGGACGCCTTCGGGTATATGCCATAGGCTCGGACAGATCTCTGCCCGCAGTTTTCTTTATTGAATTCCATCGGTTCCATTATGCCGAATGCATTGAGCTTGTCCTTGGAAAGTAGTGCGGAGGTAATTTCAAAGGAGAAGGAGAATCCGTCAATTGGGGGAGGAGGGCAGAGGGACGAGATGAGGGAATGTAGAAATTGAGCAGCTGCGGCATCTTTATCCTCCCCATAGCCTTGAAGAGATAACAAAATTTGGAAGTTGGGAGGCGAGACAAGGGCAAGGTTGTAGGCGGCGATGAGGAAACGAGCTTGGATTTGGCGCTCCAGAGGTTGATGCAGTACAAGGGATGGGCAATCCCGCAGGCGACTTAGAGCTTGGCAAACCCAGGGAGTGTGGGACGAGGCAATGGAAGCCGAAAGGCAATGTTGGCTACAGAAACGATTTTGAAAGCAAGATGGGCATGATGAGGCTGCCGATGCTGATTCCAACTTTTTAAAGCAGTTATCGCAATAAATTGAGGTTGAGAAAAGCGGTTGTTGTCCATTGAGAGGAGAACCAGAGTAGAGGAGGATTGGAGAATCCCTAAGCACGATATCTCCGCCCCTCAGTGGCTTAGAGGAAACGATAGCTCTTCCTCTCCCTTCTATCTCTTCAATCTGCAATAGGCTCTCACTCGCCATGCCGGACATTGTTCTCTATTCTACCTGGCGGCGGCGGCGTCTTGCTCTCTGGCCACTTCCCCGCACATTCGCTTTTAAAGCTTTAGACCTCTCGAGACCCAAGTCAGGACCTTGTGGACCTTATAAAACTTGCGATGTATGGAGGGAAATAAAGTTTATATTCCACccatttttgtttttaatttaggTATAGGTGTGAGAAATTTTTAGTCCtaatttttagaattatattaaaatatttttacatttttatttcAATCACTAATAAATGATattgttaatttaaatataaagtaatattattttttaatagtaaaatattattttttatattaaaatattatttttatttttataatttttttaaaaaaattataaaaaaaaactatgtaGTTTAGCACATTTACGCTATAGAGTCTAtagttgataaaaaataataaaatagcaaATACCATATAAATTTGATGatgttgtaattttaaaataatttaatatatgaaattaaaaagataaaaattataaaaagtgaaattataaaaagtgagtgtttttcattaatttaaatgaaattaaaaaaattataaaaaaagtatCCTATGATTTAGAGTATTTTTCACTTTAGATTTGAACTTAAGTTTGTATTAAAATAGTACGCTCTAATATTTTATCGTTagcaaaaatatgataaaatagcatcgattttgatgatgtggtaattttaaaataatttaaaatatttaagttaatttaaataaaattaaaaaaaaataaaaagtattgttatattttgatcagaaacgaagaaaaaaaaagaaaaactcaattCTTATCGTTCTAGTTTATTCCTCTAAATTGTTAGGATTTTTACTTTGCTTCAAATTAGAGTTTTTGTTTTGCTCCAATTTGTTTTTAATTAGATTGATTGAAGCAAAACTACATCTAATTGTAAGGTTTGGAATTTCATTGATTGAAGCATAAGCTATCGACATTGTGTTAGTGAGATTTAGCAAAGTCACAATATTGTGCAAGGTGAAAAAGACTTCGTTTTTGTGTATTCTAAGGTATGTAAAACTACTATTACAATCCTATATAATCCTCATATGATGTATAGGGGGGGGGGGGTTTATTGAGCGTATTAGAAACAAGAATATAGACTTTCTATTCCAGTTTGCGTTGATTGGATACAAAAAGGACTATGGCTATTCTAATAGATGCAGAATATGGTTTaagatttttagaattaatGAGGATGAAGCATATGAGGAAATTTTGTCAGATCATAATGTTAACAATATGTTAGATTATAATAAAGGGGAGCTATATATAGATGTCTATTTTTTTTGAGAATGATCCTGCTTTAATAGTGGATTCAGGTGTTGGAAATGCTTTTACTGGTAATATGGAACCGTAATAGAGTAATATGGGACTCAATGCTACAATTGAAAAAGCTAACAATAAGATTGATGAAGCTAACATTCAAGGTGATGAGTGTAATGTAGAGGTGGAAAATATTACACCTAGCACTGGTAATGAGGATAATGATACTCTGTTCAGTCTATAGGATGTGATGTTAGTGACTTGGAGATTGATTCTAATGATAGTGGTTTCAGTGAAATGTAAGCAGATTATGAGGGTAGCGATGATGAAATATTTGTGGGTAACACtggccaggaagaagcaagggcaaaTGAGAATGTTGCTAATGAACCAGTGCAATTTGACCTTGGAGAAGACCATGTTGAAACTGAAGCGATACCTAAAAACTGAAGAAGATCTTAGAAAATTCAATGAGAGGACAATGAGAGATGATGATTACCATAGTCCTGAGTCTTCTAATAATGAATCTGAGAATGAATTTATGGACTTTGATGAAGAAGTTGACTTCAAGGATCATGCTCTATATAAAGGCATGAAATTCACCAGTGGACATGTATTTAGAAAAGCCTCAAAGGAGTGGGCTGTTAGGAGAGGTTTTAACAATATGcttgtgaaaaataataaattgattattactGCAATTTGCAAGAATAAGTATGGTTTTAGGATTCATGCAAGTAAGCTGAGGGACTGTGATACATTTCAAATTAAGACTTTTAAGGCAGAACATCATTGCCCAAGAGTCTTTTATAATCATATAGTTAGTTCCAATTACTTGGCTGCAAAATACTTGGAAGATTTTGGGGGAAATCCTAATTGGGATGTTAAGGCAACGCAAAAGAAGATATAAAGAGAATTAGGGACATAAATTTTTCTAAGTGTCATAGAGCAAAAAACAGAGTTAAAGCAATTATAGGTGGTGACATAAAGGAGTAATTTAAAAAAGTGAGATCATATGCACTATCCGTGATGAAAACAAACCCTGGTAGCTACATAAAGGTGTCTACAAATATCTACAGCCAAAGTGGTCTTTGCTCAGATCCACATGAACCACTTTCACTTTCTAAAGAAATGACAGTTTTCCAATACATATATGTTAGGTTTGCAGCTCAAAAACAAGGGTTCTTTAGTGGTATTAGACCATTAATTGGTTTAGATGGATGTCATTTAAAAACTTCCATTGGAGGACAATTGTTATGTGCAGTAGATAAAAATGTGAATGAGAATATGTTTCCACTTGCAATGGCTGCAGTTGACATTGAGAGTAAGGAATCATGGGTTTGTTTTCTCAAACTATTAATTGATGATTTTAGACACCCCGATTAAAAG
This region of Manihot esculenta cultivar AM560-2 chromosome 10, M.esculenta_v8, whole genome shotgun sequence genomic DNA includes:
- the LOC110624821 gene encoding histone-lysine N-methyltransferase ASHR2, whose protein sequence is MSGMASESLLQIEEIEGRGRAIVSSKPLRGGDIVLRDSPILLYSGSPLNGQQPLFSTSIYCDNCFKKLESASAASSCPSCFQNRFCSQHCLSASIASSHTPWVCQALSRLRDCPSLVLHQPLERQIQARFLIAAYNLALVSPPNFQILLSLQGYGEDKDAAAAQFLHSLISSLCPPPPIDGFSFSFEITSALLSKDKLNAFGIMEPMEFNKENCGQRSVRAYGIYPKASLFNHDCLPNACRFDYVDTAPDRNTDVIIRMIHDVPQGREICLSYFPVNWNYSNRKKRLLEEYGFTCECDRCKVEANWSDNEDNEGDDDDEAMEEDRDESMVEEATSEYEADFPHAYFFLRYMCNRENCWGTLAPLPSSDNNQSSILLECNVCGNMKNDEEFGVDAD